The Glycine soja cultivar W05 chromosome 9, ASM419377v2, whole genome shotgun sequence sequence AAACTCTTTCTAGAAATTCACTATCATAAAACCGGATCAGTATGACAGGGATTACTTAAAGCAATAGAGCTACCAAAATATACACACACAACCTAACAAAAATTACCCATTTGCAAAAATCTATAACCAATTATAACCTACGCACCACCACGATTTTAAAAAACTGTCTGTAAAATAGTTTTAGTTGTAATAcaaagtttttgaaattttgcaattatatatatgatgatcCCAATTTACTCTATGGCGTATTTATTTACACTTTTCGGTAGAGAACACTATTGATCATGTAAATCAATTGGCGCTAGTTTTAGACATGTAATTATATTATACTCGTATATTCTAAAGGAGAGAGTTTTCTACTCTACATTGATCTTATCAGACTATAACaagtttatctaaaattttgctaCTACTCACAGTGGCTGTGCAAACCATGAAGAATGAATTCTTTACCTTAACAAGGACATACACATTTATAAGTTATTACCCTCAAGATTGGATCAGTTCAGTTTGCAAGCTTCTTAACTCTACCTGACCAGCTTCTTCATCatcatattatcatttattatagTCTCTTCTTTAATCAATCCACCACTTTATTTAGACAAAAACTGAAtgctaaaactttttttttcagaatcaaaacgAACccacaagaaataaaataaaatcatagaaCATATAATTGATGTTACATTACATAAACCATCCTtgattgcagtaaaaaaaaaaatccttcattgaggaagtttttgaaaaaaggCAGCGATAATAATAGAATAACAGGGCGAATGGTGACTCCAAGAAACTGGGGCTGGTGAAATCTTCTTCAAACAGGTTCCTTCAAAGAGTGAATTCAAAAACAGGATTCCTCGCTTGAGGGCTAAGAAGATGCATCCCTTGTTGAATCCCCTCCAATGCTTCTGATTTCTTCGTCTATGCCTATGCCTCCAGAGATGGAGGAAATCGACTTCTTAAGGTAGCTTTCCTCTTCTTTTGTGGAATCGTTGATACAGTCAATTTAGTTATCGAGATATACACTTGGTGATTGAATTCTAATTTGTTGTTTTCAACTACTAATACATATATATGCTCTCAAAGTCTCACATCCCTAAAGGAGGATTGACTACCTGAGGAAAAGACCTGATGTAAAGGATTTCTTTCAGAGGATTGaggaagttaaaattaaaaggaaatatatattttttataaatattaaaaaacaatattctGATAAATGCTCCAAGCtaattaattatgagattgtTTTGCTCAAAAGgtaaatttgaagagaaaaaaaagagaaaatagaagaagatatAATATGTATGTACTTGGCCATTAACATAAGCCGAGTAGAGTGAGGGTGAAAACGAGGcaaataataacaaaagtaagaaaaaaaaatatatgaaacgtGGCATAATCGCCGGAAAGTGAGATCAACTAGGCGGCGCGGCGGTGGCGGAGGTGGAGGCGGAGGAAGAGCCTAAGAGTAAGTCAGCGAGAGCTTGCATGGCGCGAACCTGCATCTCGAGCGCGGGTATGTAATCGATGGCCTCTTCGAGAATCACCGGAAGCGGTTCTTTTCTGCAACCGGGAACCAACCGGCCCAGAACCCTAACTTTCCTCTGAACCGCGGGTAAGGTTTTCCCCCTGAGCCGGAGAACGCTGAACCGGGCCTTTTTCTTTGGCCGGCCCggcccaacaacaacaaccttctGCCTCTTGTGAACCGGCTTCCTGAACTTGAGCTTCAGCCGGTTCGTTAAGATGGCGCGGCTCCACCGCGTCCTCCCCTTGGCGGCCACGGCGAGCACCCTGTCGGCGGCATCGCGCACCGCCCTGCCGCGGCGTGGCGCGTCGCCGGAGATGTTGACACGCGCGAGGGCCTGGTGGAGCTTGGAGGAGTATAGCTGCTGCTGCGCGTGGGTTTTCCATTTCGCGTCATGCTGCTGTTGGTGTTGCTTAatagatttcttcttcttctttgtgcggTGAGAGTCACGCGAGCGATCCGCGGTTGGATTCGCGATCAGAGATGACGACATGGTACAACAACGTTGGGGAAATTAAAACCTAAAAGGGGTTTTGTGGTTTTCGTGGGTTTCTATTTGTGGGAACAAATTGTTGGATTCAGATTCGGGTGAAAGAgggaaaatttatgatttttatggtTAGATTCCAGAGGTGAGGGAATAGGGTTTGAAgagatatatgtgtatatatagttGAAGGAGCTTCTGAAGTAATCTAATATACTTATGAATGGAAATTAAggatttgagagagagagagagagggtggtggtggtggtggtggtggctgggaatgaatgatttttatgaatgaaagaaataagaatGAATGGTGTTGGGTGGGTGGTTGAGGTGTCCCTTCAACTTCACTAGGAGGTTGAGTttaagggagagagagagagagagagggtggAGAAGGATTATATAAAGGAATGGCGACACCCCACGcgtccttttccttttcttcttaacCTAATAATTAACTACTAAGCTCCTTCTTAATCATgcctttctttttaatttgggTTTTGTTTGGAAGCTTGCATGTTCGGATGTTGGGCCTTGCTATGTTTTGGTTTGGCAGCTGAACAGCTCCATACTTGTAAATAGatagattttcttttttcagtaACACAATCTTATTTTAGACACCattgaatataaatatttctttgaATAATAGATATTCAGACCTTCATTCATTATAGAGGACTAATTTATTGGTTGTTACAATAATATTGTGTGATGCATGACTCACATgtgaaaaaaatttgttgatcgaatgaattgaattttttttaaattgttgtatTATTAGTTTAGTCA is a genomic window containing:
- the LOC114367891 gene encoding transcription factor bHLH147-like, which translates into the protein MSSSLIANPTADRSRDSHRTKKKKKSIKQHQQQHDAKWKTHAQQQLYSSKLHQALARVNISGDAPRRGRAVRDAADRVLAVAAKGRTRWSRAILTNRLKLKFRKPVHKRQKVVVVGPGRPKKKARFSVLRLRGKTLPAVQRKVRVLGRLVPGCRKEPLPVILEEAIDYIPALEMQVRAMQALADLLLGSSSASTSATAAPPS